A window of Fragaria vesca subsp. vesca linkage group LG7, FraVesHawaii_1.0, whole genome shotgun sequence contains these coding sequences:
- the LOC101299423 gene encoding LRR receptor-like serine/threonine-protein kinase EFR-like, with product MASTSLGNETDRLALLAIKAQIHQDPNRPVMNSWNESTHFCMWYGVTCGRRHLQRVTKLDLRSLKLSGSVSPHIGNLSFLRALYLFDNSLTNKFPPEIGHLRRLYRLCPQLKHQVY from the coding sequence ATGGCCTCAACCTCTCTAGGAAACGAGACGGATAGGCTGGCATTGCTTGCCATTAAAGCTCAAATACATCAAGACCCTAATCGGCCGGTCATGAACTCATGGAATGAGTCCACTCATTTTTGCATGTGGTATGGTGTCACATGCGGCCGACGCCATCTTCAGAGGGTCACTAAGCTGGACCTTCGCTCCTTGAAATTGTCCGGGTCCGTATCTCCTCACATAGGAAATCTGAGCTTCCTAAGGGCGTTATACCTCTTTGATAATAGCCTCACCAACAAATTCCCTCCAGAAATTGGGCACTTGCGGAGGTTGTATCGTTTATGTCCCCAACTTAAACATCAAGTTTACTAG